Genomic window (Streptomyces sp. TG1A-60):
CGCGGGCCTGGTGGGCGCGGCGGACCTGGCGAGAGAACCCGACCCGATCATGTAGAACCCCCGGGCGACGCAAACCCCGCGCCCTCAGGGGCGCGGGGAACCGCCCGGGCGACCAGGACGCACCGTCAGCCGCAGACGGAAGAATGCTCCCGAGTTCCTGGGCGTATCTTGATCCGCATGGCGACCCCGCTGCCCAACTCCCGAACCGATCCCGACGGTTCGGCCACCATCCGCGTCCTCAGCTACAACATCCGCTCGATGCGGGACGACACCGCCGCCCTCGCGCGAGTGATCAGCGCCTGCGCCCCCGACCTGGTCCTCATCCAGGAAGCCCCCCGCTTCTTCCGCTGGCGAAAGAAGCTCGCCGGGCTCGCCGGGGCCTCCGGCATGGTCGTCCTCTCCGGCGGCGCCACCGCCTCCGGCCCCGCGCTGCTGTGCGACCTCCGCGCGACGGTCGAGCACACGGTGGACGTCCTCCTGCCCCTCACTCCCGGCCTGCACCGACGCGGCTTCGCCACGGCAGTGGTCCGCTTCGGCCGCGCCCGCCTCGGCGTCCTGTCCTGCCACCTCTCCCTCCAGAAGGACGAGCGGTACGAGCAGGGCGGCCTGCTCCT
Coding sequences:
- a CDS encoding endonuclease/exonuclease/phosphatase family protein — translated: MATPLPNSRTDPDGSATIRVLSYNIRSMRDDTAALARVISACAPDLVLIQEAPRFFRWRKKLAGLAGASGMVVLSGGATASGPALLCDLRATVEHTVDVLLPLTPGLHRRGFATAVVRFGRARLGVLSCHLSLQKDERYEQGGLLLDHLAGLGVSHAVAGGDLNERPDGRTFRRLAGELQDCWTAAPWGTEYTSTPTDPHQRIDAILATPGIEVLGCGVPLGHPGVTEDDLRAATDHLPVLAALRVPAEP